One Deinococcota bacterium DNA segment encodes these proteins:
- a CDS encoding amino acid racemase, whose amino-acid sequence MRSVGVKTVGVLGGLGPEATLDFFAKVLKRTGAGSDQEHLRLIIDNNPQVPNRNEAVAGRGPSPAPQLAAMARGLERAGADFLVMVCNSAHAYEQAILEAVAIPFLSLIELTRDEVVQKHPGVRTVGLLAAAGCLDAGLYQRAFAGAGIRVLVLTGAERESFMTLLYRVKAGDTGAATRAEMRALARTLALRGAEVMVAGCTEVPLVLGDGDLAVPLVDSTDVLVDRTIAYAREPLAEPG is encoded by the coding sequence ATGAGGTCAGTTGGCGTAAAGACGGTCGGCGTCTTGGGCGGCCTCGGCCCCGAAGCGACCCTCGACTTTTTCGCCAAGGTCTTAAAGCGAACGGGCGCGGGGAGCGACCAGGAGCACCTGCGCCTCATCATCGACAACAACCCCCAGGTGCCCAACCGCAACGAGGCCGTCGCCGGGCGCGGCCCCTCGCCGGCTCCCCAGCTCGCGGCGATGGCGCGCGGCCTGGAAAGGGCCGGCGCCGACTTCCTGGTGATGGTCTGCAACAGCGCCCACGCCTATGAGCAGGCCATCTTAGAGGCGGTGGCCATCCCCTTCCTGAGCCTCATCGAACTGACCCGTGACGAGGTGGTGCAAAAGCACCCCGGCGTCCGCACCGTCGGCCTGCTGGCGGCGGCGGGCTGCCTGGACGCCGGGCTCTACCAGCGCGCCTTTGCCGGGGCCGGTATCCGGGTCCTGGTCCTTACGGGCGCGGAACGAGAAAGCTTCATGACCCTGCTCTACCGCGTCAAGGCGGGTGACACGGGCGCGGCAACCAGAGCTGAGATGAGGGCCCTGGCTCGGACGCTCGCTCTGCGGGGCGCCGAGGTGATGGTGGCCGGCTGCACCGAGGTGCCGCTCGTCCTCGGCGACGGCGACCTCGCCGTTCCGCTCGTCGATTCGACCGACGTGCTCGTCGACAGGACCATCGCCTACGCCCGCGAACCCCTGGCGGAGCCCGGGTGA